A part of Armatimonadota bacterium genomic DNA contains:
- a CDS encoding hydrogenase maturation protease — protein sequence MTDGAPQIGLFGVGNEYRRDQGVGLVALRALVGEGLPPHVQTSEARSAGIGLLADLRGLDAAIIITAAATGAEPGTVTVLKAAELEDAAASATDLPGTLADLLDVGALAFPLPDLWFVLVQPAEDLPGTGLSLPVGQAVREATARVREIIARLA from the coding sequence TTGACCGACGGTGCACCGCAAATTGGGCTTTTCGGAGTAGGCAATGAATACCGCCGCGACCAGGGCGTGGGCTTAGTGGCCCTACGCGCGCTGGTAGGCGAGGGCCTGCCGCCGCATGTCCAGACTTCCGAAGCACGGTCCGCCGGGATCGGCCTGCTTGCGGACCTCCGCGGCCTGGATGCGGCGATTATCATCACCGCGGCGGCTACTGGCGCGGAGCCCGGCACGGTCACTGTTTTGAAGGCCGCCGAACTTGAGGACGCCGCCGCATCCGCAACGGACCTGCCGGGGACCCTCGCCGATCTACTAGACGTGGGTGCCCTGGCATTTCCCCTGCCGGACCTGTGGTTTGTGCTGGTGCAGCCGGCGGAAGACCTGCCGGGAACGGGCTTGTCTCTGCCGGTCGGGCAGGCTGTTCGGGAGGCAACTGCCCGGGTCCGCGAGATCATCGCGCGTCTCGCGTAA
- a CDS encoding Gfo/Idh/MocA family oxidoreductase encodes MPVRLIMLGLSHAHSHGNARAAAMVDEVELVGVWDADSQLARRRCTEWADYHRNLVIYNSLEEALSADRIDGVIVDGQVPENLNLALAAVEHRKHVLLEKPAGLALEPFVELHRMASERHLRIQMGYIMRYNAGFELIRRLHDAGALGDIVSIRGRISWERAGYEHHMPQVGTLPGGMLFELGCHYLDLILALLGRPGTATGFFGRHHDPSRRYTDNALAVLEYDRAFATIETCAMESGALQNRSFEVYGTTGTVVIQPMEPPEVMLHLDQPWEQYRQGWQSAPINPLPRHIRDLREFADCIRGRKEPDFAPGHDLAVQETLLEMCAADR; translated from the coding sequence ATGCCGGTACGTCTGATCATGCTGGGCCTGTCGCATGCACATTCCCACGGCAACGCACGAGCCGCGGCGATGGTTGACGAGGTCGAACTCGTTGGCGTCTGGGACGCCGACAGCCAGCTTGCCCGCCGACGTTGCACCGAATGGGCCGACTACCACCGGAACCTGGTAATCTACAATTCCCTCGAAGAGGCTCTGAGCGCCGACCGTATAGACGGCGTCATCGTGGACGGGCAGGTGCCGGAGAACCTGAATCTCGCTCTTGCGGCCGTCGAGCACCGCAAGCACGTGCTGCTGGAAAAGCCCGCCGGGCTGGCGCTGGAACCCTTCGTGGAACTGCACCGCATGGCCTCCGAGCGCCACTTGCGCATCCAGATGGGCTACATCATGCGCTACAACGCGGGCTTCGAATTGATCCGCCGCCTTCATGACGCCGGGGCGCTGGGCGACATCGTGTCCATTCGTGGCCGCATTTCGTGGGAGCGCGCCGGCTACGAGCACCACATGCCCCAGGTGGGCACGCTCCCCGGGGGAATGTTGTTTGAACTGGGTTGCCACTACCTGGACCTGATCCTGGCGCTCCTGGGCCGTCCGGGAACCGCTACAGGTTTTTTCGGCCGCCACCATGACCCCTCTCGCAGATACACTGATAACGCCCTCGCCGTCCTGGAATACGACCGCGCCTTCGCCACCATCGAGACCTGCGCCATGGAGTCAGGAGCCCTCCAGAACCGCAGTTTCGAAGTCTACGGCACCACGGGGACGGTGGTGATCCAGCCCATGGAGCCGCCCGAGGTCATGCTGCATCTCGACCAGCCCTGGGAGCAGTATCGACAGGGCTGGCAGAGCGCACCAATCAACCCTCTGCCCAGGCATATCCGGGACCTGCGCGAATTCGCCGACTGCATCCGCGGCCGGAAGGAGCCGGATTTCGCGCCGGGACACGATCTCGCGGTCCAGGAGACGCTCCTGGAGATGTGCGCAGCCGATCGTTGA
- a CDS encoding sugar phosphate isomerase/epimerase, whose amino-acid sequence MDMSRVSTCSYPLRERSLDDAIRILTDCGFTNIDLWGRSPHFSINPQEVKPKDIEATAAKYGAKIANLGTYPGRDFANADRQARHTEMMGMTRTIDLAARFGARSIRVLPGESDARDLVKHLVRPFRQSAVYAASKGIFLGMENHAGSIAGDPDLCRRLCVDVDSRFFGVLYEPCNLLHGRVDYREAFETFKDHIVHVHIKDGRWVGDKFERCHLGDGDVDVAWIVEAMEGIGYTGYYALEYELTDIEPIETGLPKWREYFLKATAHIG is encoded by the coding sequence ATGGATATGTCCCGAGTGTCAACTTGCAGTTACCCACTGCGGGAACGCAGCCTGGATGACGCTATCCGTATTCTCACCGATTGCGGGTTTACAAACATCGATCTGTGGGGCCGGTCTCCCCATTTCTCCATCAACCCGCAGGAAGTGAAGCCCAAAGACATCGAGGCCACGGCGGCAAAGTATGGGGCGAAGATCGCGAATCTGGGCACCTATCCCGGACGGGATTTCGCCAACGCCGACCGACAGGCCCGGCACACCGAGATGATGGGCATGACCCGAACCATCGACCTCGCTGCGCGTTTCGGCGCCCGGTCGATCCGCGTCCTGCCCGGTGAGAGCGATGCGCGGGACCTGGTGAAGCATCTGGTCAGGCCGTTCCGGCAGTCAGCGGTGTACGCGGCGTCCAAGGGCATCTTTCTGGGGATGGAAAACCACGCGGGCAGCATCGCGGGGGACCCCGATCTGTGCAGGCGGCTGTGCGTGGATGTGGACAGCCGCTTCTTCGGCGTCCTGTATGAGCCCTGCAATCTGCTGCACGGCAGAGTGGATTACCGCGAGGCCTTCGAAACGTTCAAGGACCACATCGTCCATGTGCATATCAAGGATGGTCGATGGGTCGGCGACAAGTTCGAGCGCTGCCACCTGGGCGACGGCGATGTGGATGTGGCCTGGATTGTGGAAGCGATGGAGGGCATCGGCTACACCGGCTATTACGCGCTGGAGTACGAACTGACGGATATCGAGCCCATCGAGACGGGCTTGCCGAAGTGGCGGGAGTATTTCCTCAAGGCTACCGCACACATCGGTTGA